A window from Fusarium musae strain F31 chromosome 8, whole genome shotgun sequence encodes these proteins:
- a CDS encoding hypothetical protein (EggNog:ENOG41) has translation MLITQDLQHNLFLLTFDDKLGLSPPNKPDTKVKHVLDVGTGTGIWAIDYADEHPEAQVTGVDLSPIQPDFVPPNVNFVIDDIEDEWTYSQPFDYIHSRVMTSCIADWGDYLKKCFGNLVPGGYLEVQEVDVNMKSDDGSLRPDNIMLKSLSLLNEASVMFGRPYLDILSLVDIMKNIGFEDVVVEKFKWPINPWPRDKKAKLLGSWCYTNMACGLEAFTMAPLTRAHGWTPEEVNLWLVHQRKAMADRNTHAYWPLYSIYGKKPSKEN, from the exons ATGCTAATcacccaagatcttcaacatAACCTGTTTCTGCTCACTTTCGACGATAAACTCGGCTTATCACCGCCAAACAAACCAGATACCAAGGTTAAGCATGTTCTGGATGTCGGGACAGGCACTGGCATCTGGGCTATCGATTATGCGGATGAGCACCCTGAAGCTCAG GTAACGGGGGTTGATCTTTCGCCAATCCAACCAGACTT CGTCCCACCGAACGTGAACTTTGTTATCGATGATATTGAGGATGAATGGACTTACAGTCAGCCATTTGACTATATCCATAGTCGTGTCATGACATCTTGCATTGCAGACTGGGGCGATTATCTCAAGAAGTGTTTCGG CAACCTTGTCCCTGGTGGCTATCTGGAGGTCCAAGAAGTCGACGTAAATATGAAGTCAGATGACGGCAGTCTCCGCCCGGATAACATCATGCTTAAGTCTCTTTCCCTGCTGAATGAAGCGTCTGTTATGTTCGGCCGACCATACCTTGATATCCTTTCTCTCGTGGACATCATGAAAAACATCGGCtttgaggatgttgttgttgagaagttcaagtGGCCCATTAATCCCTGGCCCCGAGACAAGAAAGCCAAGCTACTTGGAAGTTGGTGCTATACCAACATGGCTTGCGGTCTTGAAGCGTTCACGATGGCACCATTGACTCGTGCTCACGGATGGACACCCGAGGAAGTCAATCTCTGGCTGGTCCATCAGCGGAAGGCGATGGCTGATAGAAACACTCATGCCTACTGGCCGCT CTATTCGATCTATGgaaagaagccatcaaaggAGAACTAA
- a CDS encoding hypothetical protein (EggNog:ENOG41) yields the protein MSTTQLNKVAIFGASGNFGTPITAALTKASFNVTIITRNESKSTFPDGIPVIRTDYNLEALTQALSGQDAVVCVVGPAGISLQATMIDAALAAGVKRFITDDYGWGPEFRSYPEFEAVRAQRAVGVDRAKEHAAANPNFTWTSIATGNPIDWALKRFPTMGFDIKNRCAIIYDQGEEYFTGTTLGGIGQSVVGVLQHPEETANQHAKVLSIKTCQNELLEAFQKETEIQWDIQRRTTRELIDGARKKRDNGEGGWILDLAVAQLYEAAEGGKARCIVAPSWEESDSGLLRVTKESPETIIASVLASA from the exons ATGTCCACCACTCAACTCAACAAAGTAGCCATCTTCGGT GCCTCTGGCAACTTCGGCACCCCCATCACTGCAGCTCTCACCAAAGCTAGCTTCAAcgtcaccatcatcacccgAAATGAATCAAAGTCCACGTTTCCAGATGGCATCCCTGTAATAAGAACAGACTATAATCTGGAAGCACTCACCCAAGCGCTTTCTGGCCAAGACGCCGTTGTGTGCGTTGTCGGTCCAGCCGGCATCAGTCTGCAAGCGACCATGATTGACGCTGCTCTCGCCGCTGGAGTCAAACGCTTCATCACTGATGACTACGGCTGGGGTCCAGAGTTCAGAAGCTATCCTGAATTCGAAGCGGTGCGCGCCCAGCGAGCCGTTGGTGTCGATCGCGCAAAAGAACATGCTGCTGCGAACCCCAACTTTACTTGGACCAGTATCGCGACTGGCAACCCCATTGACTGGGCGCTAAAACGGTTCCCTACTATGGGATTCGACATCAAGAATCGCTGTGCAATCATCTatgatcaaggagaagagtaCTTTACTGGAACCACTCTTGGAGGAATAGGTCAGTCGGTAGTTGGAGTCCTTCAACACCCTGAAGAAACAGCGAATCAACACGCCAAAGTGCTCTCCATCAAAACATGTCAGAATGAACTGTTGGAAGCATTTCAGAAGGAAACGGAAATTCAATGGGATATCCAGAGACGGACGACTCGTGAGCTTATAGATGGAGCGCGAAAGAAGCGTGACAATGGTGAAGGCGGCTGGATTCTTGACTTGGCTGTCGCTCAATTGTATGAGGCAGCTGAGGGAGGGAAAGCTCGCTGTATCGTTGCGCCGTCATGGGAGGAGTCGGATTCTGGGCTGCTCAGGGTAACTAAGGAATCACCGGAAACCATTATCGCTTCTGTACTGGCTAGTGCTTGA